One Pseudonocardia abyssalis DNA segment encodes these proteins:
- a CDS encoding response regulator: MVVDDHPVVRDGVALLLRGEPSLVVVGAAESGRTALERAPGLRPDLVLLDLRLPDMLAPEVVAGLRTGCPEAKVVVFTAHGDHHGVQAALDAGAHGALLKDAAATDLVAALRRVLKGERVSDPRMTPGVDGRGAALARSGLTRREYEVLRLAAQGRTNPEIAESTGLARNTVKTYLQSALHKLGARNRVEAIGKASEAGLL; encoded by the coding sequence ATGGTCGTCGACGACCACCCGGTGGTGCGTGACGGCGTCGCGCTGCTGCTGCGCGGGGAGCCGTCGCTGGTGGTCGTCGGGGCGGCGGAGAGCGGCCGCACCGCGCTGGAGCGGGCGCCCGGCCTGCGACCCGACCTCGTCCTGCTCGACCTGCGGCTGCCCGACATGCTCGCGCCCGAGGTGGTCGCGGGCCTGCGGACGGGCTGCCCGGAGGCCAAGGTCGTGGTGTTCACCGCCCACGGCGACCACCACGGCGTGCAGGCGGCGCTCGACGCGGGTGCGCACGGCGCCCTGCTCAAGGACGCCGCGGCCACCGACCTGGTCGCTGCGCTACGGCGCGTGCTGAAGGGGGAGCGGGTGTCGGACCCGCGGATGACCCCGGGCGTCGACGGACGGGGTGCCGCGCTGGCCCGCAGCGGGCTCACCCGGCGCGAGTACGAGGTGCTGCGCCTCGCCGCGCAGGGCCGCACCAACCCGGAGATCGCGGAGAGCACCGGTCTGGCACGCAACACCGTCAAGACCTATCTGCAGTCCGCCCTGCACAAACTCGGTGCGCGCAACCGTGTCGAGGCGATCGGCAAGGCGAGCGAGGCCGGGCTGCTCTGA
- a CDS encoding ABC transporter ATP-binding protein produces MLSARGLSVRYGRSVHALSDVDLEVEADGVLAVLGGNGAGKSTLLRAVSGTLPLHRGAVSAGEIVFDGNRIDKLDPALIVRAGVVAVPEGRQVFARMTVEENLRAGGLGARSAEVRTAARERIRTLFPVLDERSGQRAGLLSGGEQQMLAIGRALMSGPKLLLLDEPSLGLAPQMVGRIARIIREIHSQGTAVVLVEQNATMALQVADHAVVLEVGRVALSGPAAELAASDDVQRLYLGGHAESQEQAEAEQHEALDHRAGKTLSRWTG; encoded by the coding sequence GTGCTGAGCGCGCGCGGGCTGTCGGTGCGGTACGGACGCTCGGTGCACGCGCTGTCCGACGTCGACCTCGAGGTCGAGGCCGACGGCGTGCTGGCTGTGCTGGGCGGCAACGGCGCGGGCAAGTCGACGCTGCTGCGGGCGGTGTCCGGCACGCTGCCGCTGCACCGTGGTGCGGTGTCCGCGGGCGAGATCGTCTTCGACGGCAACCGCATCGACAAGCTCGACCCGGCGCTGATCGTGCGCGCCGGCGTCGTCGCGGTGCCGGAGGGCCGTCAGGTGTTCGCCCGCATGACGGTCGAGGAGAACCTGCGCGCCGGTGGGCTGGGCGCGCGGTCCGCGGAGGTCCGCACGGCGGCCCGCGAGCGGATCCGGACGCTGTTCCCGGTCCTCGACGAGCGGTCCGGGCAACGCGCGGGCCTGCTGTCGGGCGGTGAGCAGCAGATGCTCGCGATCGGCCGGGCCCTGATGTCGGGCCCGAAGCTCCTGCTGCTCGACGAGCCGTCGCTCGGTCTCGCGCCCCAGATGGTCGGCCGGATCGCGCGGATCATCCGCGAGATCCACTCCCAGGGCACGGCCGTCGTGCTCGTCGAGCAGAACGCCACGATGGCGCTGCAGGTCGCCGACCACGCCGTCGTGCTGGAGGTCGGGCGCGTCGCGCTGTCCGGCCCGGCCGCCGAGCTGGCCGCGAGCGACGACGTGCAGCGGCTCTACCTCGGTGGGCACGCCGAGTCGCAGGAGCAGGCCGAGGCCGAGCAGCACGAGGCGCTCGACCACCGGGCCGGCAAGACGCTGTCGAGGTGGACGGGATGA
- a CDS encoding ABC transporter ATP-binding protein, whose product MTAAPVELREGVRELAIEDVTLRFGGITALDHVSFTVTPGTVHALIGPNGAGKSSCFNVISGLYRPTEGRVRLGDDVLTALAPHRLAALGIGRSFQNIALSPGSTVRDNVMLGRHVLTTGGFLSGGLGLGRRTERRHVARVEEICDFLGVAERLDSPVAALPYGIAKRVDIARALAVEPTLLLLDEPAAGLDATETAEMAVTIRDLRDALGISVLLVEHDMGLVMGIADRVTVLDFGKLIADGLPAEVQADPDVIRAYLGTEAEEAAE is encoded by the coding sequence ATGACCGCCGCCCCCGTCGAGCTCCGCGAGGGCGTCCGGGAGCTGGCGATCGAGGACGTGACGCTGCGCTTCGGCGGCATCACCGCGCTCGACCACGTCAGCTTCACCGTCACGCCCGGCACCGTGCACGCCCTGATCGGGCCGAACGGCGCGGGCAAGTCCAGCTGCTTCAACGTCATCAGCGGGCTGTACCGCCCCACCGAGGGCCGGGTCCGGCTCGGCGACGACGTGCTCACCGCGCTCGCGCCGCACCGGCTCGCCGCGCTCGGCATCGGCCGCTCGTTCCAGAACATCGCGCTCTCGCCGGGCTCCACCGTCCGCGACAACGTCATGCTCGGGCGCCACGTCCTCACCACCGGCGGGTTCCTCTCCGGCGGGCTCGGGCTGGGCCGGCGCACCGAGCGCAGGCACGTCGCGCGCGTCGAGGAGATCTGCGACTTCCTCGGCGTGGCCGAGCGGCTCGACTCCCCGGTCGCGGCCCTGCCCTACGGCATCGCGAAGCGGGTCGACATCGCCCGCGCACTCGCCGTCGAACCCACCCTGCTGCTGCTCGACGAGCCCGCGGCCGGCCTGGACGCCACCGAGACCGCCGAGATGGCGGTCACCATCCGCGACCTGCGCGACGCGCTCGGCATCTCGGTGCTGCTCGTCGAGCACGACATGGGGCTGGTCATGGGTATCGCCGACCGCGTCACCGTCCTGGACTTCGGGAAGCTGATCGCCGACGGGCTCCCGGCCGAGGTCCAGGCCGATCCCGACGTCATCCGCGCCTACCTGGGCACCGAGGCCGAGGAGGCCGCGGAATGA
- a CDS encoding branched-chain amino acid ABC transporter permease: MNTFLQLLVNGLGKGAVYALLALGFVIIFKATEVVNFAHGSLVLVGGYLVYELKDALGWVLAAVIGIVGAALAALLIERVLLRNARSADHNSLALLTIGIDVIITEEVVRRVGADIPFIGDPYDSQPIQIGDLTVFRTQAIALVVGAVLITAFLLTFRYSNWGVAMRAQAENREAAALMGINSSRVTATAWLVAGALAGVAVLFMATQDFSGAGLGRGTHAIALIAFPAAILGGLDSTEGAVVGGIVVGLTEALSAQYISFEFSKSAVFLVMLVVLVIRPSGLFGTKELSRV; encoded by the coding sequence ATGAACACCTTCCTGCAACTGCTGGTCAACGGGCTGGGCAAGGGTGCGGTCTACGCGCTCCTCGCGCTCGGCTTCGTCATCATCTTCAAGGCCACCGAGGTGGTGAACTTCGCGCACGGCTCGCTGGTGCTGGTCGGCGGCTACCTCGTCTACGAGCTCAAGGACGCCCTCGGCTGGGTGCTCGCGGCCGTCATCGGGATCGTGGGCGCGGCACTGGCCGCGCTGCTGATCGAGCGGGTGCTGCTGCGCAACGCACGCAGCGCCGACCACAACTCGTTGGCGCTGCTCACCATCGGCATCGACGTGATCATCACCGAGGAGGTCGTGCGCCGGGTCGGCGCCGACATCCCGTTCATCGGCGACCCCTACGACTCGCAGCCCATCCAGATCGGGGACCTCACGGTCTTCCGCACGCAGGCGATCGCGCTGGTCGTCGGCGCGGTGCTGATCACGGCGTTCCTGCTGACCTTCCGCTACTCCAACTGGGGCGTCGCGATGCGCGCGCAGGCGGAGAACCGGGAGGCCGCCGCGCTCATGGGCATCAACAGCTCCCGCGTGACGGCCACGGCGTGGCTGGTGGCGGGCGCGCTCGCCGGGGTCGCGGTGCTGTTCATGGCCACCCAGGACTTCTCCGGGGCCGGGCTGGGCCGGGGCACGCACGCGATCGCGCTGATCGCGTTCCCCGCCGCGATCCTCGGCGGCCTCGACTCCACGGAGGGCGCGGTCGTGGGCGGGATCGTCGTCGGGCTCACCGAGGCGCTGTCGGCGCAGTACATCTCCTTCGAGTTCTCCAAGAGCGCGGTCTTCCTCGTGATGCTGGTGGTGCTGGTGATCAGACCGAGCGGGTTGTTCGGCACGAAGGAGCTCAGTCGTGTCTGA
- a CDS encoding branched-chain amino acid ABC transporter permease, with the protein MSETFTPPAAPPKAPATTTKHPPNWLKIVATAVLLVVLLLLPVIVGNGGVAYLKLAQYILIGAVGGIGLTLLVGQAGQLSLAHPFFLLVGAVGYAVLAGDPEESDDLVGLGLPPLVAVIGAIVLCGLVGLAFAPVAGRLRGIYLGVASLSLVFLGLWLGQSLDMFSGGTSSGRNAPVFALFGFEFANSTPAPTIAGVAIQKQQRLWYLFLAFALISYFLARGAVNSRIGRSWRAVRDNEAAATSMGVHVTRVKAGAFVISSAFAGLAGVMTALWLDLVKPDENEFTGTYSLTVAIAFLAVVIIGGLGSVPGAVIGAALVFGLQQFFLLGSQQFGWFADAAFGGFSAVVVSAFVYGAAIVLVILFEPGGMAAIGRRLLARRRSPDVPSTDDGGRTTPREDRS; encoded by the coding sequence GTGTCTGAGACCTTCACCCCGCCCGCCGCCCCGCCGAAGGCACCCGCGACCACGACGAAACACCCGCCCAACTGGCTCAAGATCGTCGCCACGGCCGTGCTGCTCGTCGTGCTGCTGCTGCTGCCGGTGATCGTCGGCAACGGGGGCGTGGCCTACCTGAAGCTCGCGCAGTACATCCTCATCGGCGCCGTCGGCGGGATCGGGCTGACGCTGCTGGTCGGGCAGGCCGGGCAGCTCTCGCTCGCCCACCCGTTCTTCCTGCTCGTCGGCGCCGTCGGCTACGCGGTGCTGGCCGGCGACCCGGAGGAGTCCGACGACCTCGTCGGGCTCGGGCTGCCGCCGCTGGTGGCCGTGATCGGGGCGATCGTGCTCTGCGGGCTGGTCGGGCTGGCGTTCGCGCCGGTGGCCGGGCGGCTGCGCGGCATCTACCTCGGCGTCGCGTCGCTGTCGCTGGTGTTCCTCGGGCTCTGGCTCGGCCAGTCGCTCGACATGTTCTCCGGCGGTACGTCCAGCGGCCGCAACGCGCCGGTGTTCGCACTGTTCGGATTCGAGTTCGCCAACTCCACCCCGGCGCCGACGATCGCGGGCGTCGCGATCCAGAAGCAGCAGCGTCTCTGGTACCTGTTCCTGGCGTTCGCCCTGATCAGCTACTTCCTGGCCCGCGGAGCGGTCAACAGCCGCATCGGGCGCTCGTGGCGCGCGGTGCGCGACAACGAGGCCGCCGCCACCTCGATGGGCGTCCACGTCACCCGGGTGAAGGCGGGGGCGTTCGTCATCTCCTCGGCGTTCGCCGGCCTCGCGGGTGTCATGACGGCGCTGTGGCTCGACCTGGTCAAGCCCGACGAGAACGAGTTCACCGGCACCTACTCCCTGACGGTCGCGATCGCGTTCCTCGCAGTCGTGATCATCGGCGGGCTCGGGTCGGTGCCCGGAGCAGTGATCGGCGCGGCGCTGGTGTTCGGGCTGCAGCAGTTCTTCCTGCTCGGCTCCCAGCAGTTCGGCTGGTTCGCCGACGCGGCGTTCGGCGGGTTCAGCGCCGTGGTCGTGAGCGCGTTCGTCTACGGTGCCGCGATCGTGCTGGTGATCCTGTTCGAACCCGGCGGCATGGCCGCCATCGGCAGGCGGCTACTGGCCCGTCGCCGTTCCCCAGATGTCCCGTCCACCGACGATGGCGGACGGACCACCCCCCGAGAGGATCGATCATGA
- a CDS encoding ABC transporter substrate-binding protein — protein MIAARRAGRSALIAGALASSLLLAACGSTADTAGGTEGAGGVITDKGVTDTTITLGIMGDTSGVFKNLGAGLNAGNQLWADDVNAAGGICGRQVEIEVVDHGYKADVAKTLYPQLEPNVLGMVQLLGSPVLAALEPNLIEDDMLAAPASWSSEVLDNPGIMMIGTTYDLEVVNGLAYLQQQGLIADGDTIGHIYIDGEYGGNGLKGSQYYAEQHGITINEAKVTSTDNDLTGIVTGMRGAGVKAIVLTTTPGQTASALAANQALGLNVPVLGNNPTFDPALLETPAASALGNLYVSASNAPFSSPNPKAVEVTTEFKTAYPDAPRNAGITTGYTEGLVWQNVLEAACEAGDLSRAGVKTALTTLTSVDTEGLVDVLDYSSPGSPPTRGVYIAQVDGSVEGGLREVAPLFTAPEAETYVAPFQES, from the coding sequence ATGATCGCAGCGCGTAGAGCCGGGCGGTCGGCGCTGATCGCCGGCGCACTGGCCAGCTCCCTCCTGCTCGCCGCGTGCGGCAGCACGGCCGACACCGCGGGCGGCACCGAGGGTGCCGGCGGTGTGATCACCGACAAGGGCGTCACCGACACCACCATCACGCTCGGGATCATGGGCGACACCAGCGGGGTGTTCAAGAACCTCGGCGCGGGCCTCAACGCCGGCAACCAGCTCTGGGCCGACGACGTCAACGCCGCGGGCGGCATCTGCGGGCGCCAGGTCGAGATCGAGGTCGTCGACCACGGTTACAAGGCCGACGTCGCGAAGACGCTCTACCCGCAGCTCGAGCCGAACGTCCTCGGCATGGTGCAGCTGCTGGGCTCCCCGGTGCTCGCCGCGCTGGAGCCGAACCTCATCGAGGACGACATGCTGGCGGCACCGGCGTCGTGGAGCTCGGAGGTGCTCGACAACCCGGGCATCATGATGATCGGCACCACCTACGACCTGGAGGTCGTCAACGGTCTGGCCTACCTGCAGCAGCAGGGCCTGATCGCCGACGGCGACACCATCGGCCACATCTACATCGACGGCGAGTACGGCGGCAACGGCCTCAAGGGCTCGCAGTACTACGCCGAGCAGCACGGCATCACGATCAACGAGGCCAAGGTGACCTCCACCGACAACGACCTGACCGGCATCGTCACCGGCATGCGTGGCGCGGGCGTGAAGGCCATCGTGCTGACCACGACCCCGGGCCAGACCGCGTCGGCGCTGGCCGCCAACCAGGCTCTCGGGCTCAACGTGCCGGTGCTCGGCAACAACCCGACGTTCGACCCGGCGCTGCTGGAGACCCCGGCCGCGTCGGCACTGGGCAACCTCTACGTCTCGGCGTCGAACGCGCCGTTCTCCTCGCCGAACCCCAAGGCCGTCGAGGTCACCACGGAGTTCAAGACGGCGTACCCGGACGCGCCGCGCAACGCGGGCATCACCACCGGTTACACCGAGGGCCTCGTGTGGCAGAACGTGCTCGAGGCGGCGTGCGAGGCCGGTGACCTCAGCCGGGCGGGCGTCAAGACCGCGCTCACCACGCTGACGTCGGTCGACACCGAGGGCCTGGTCGACGTGCTCGACTACAGCTCGCCGGGATCGCCCCCCACCCGCGGCGTCTACATCGCGCAGGTCGACGGCTCCGTCGAGGGCGGGCTGCGCGAGGTCGCGCCGCTGTTCACCGCGCCGGAGGCGGAGACCTACGTGGCTCCCTTCCAGGAG